Proteins encoded together in one Megalops cyprinoides isolate fMegCyp1 chromosome 20, fMegCyp1.pri, whole genome shotgun sequence window:
- the LOC118796043 gene encoding short transient receptor potential channel 1-like, with translation MCVTCDLSMCADTSSTMNYLALKDVRDLKGETTLDEKLFLLACEKGDCYMVSRLLEQRHSIGLNIDCVDVLGRSAIALSIENENLDVLRLLLEHGCETTDALLVAIDSGVVGAVDILLNHRPRRSSKLSIAKLMRRIQNPEYSTTMDITPVIRAAHRNNYEILAMLLKQDISLPRPHAAGCDCEQCHTKNKNDSLRHSRFRLDIYRCLSSPSLIMLTEEDPILRAFELSADLKELSLVEVEFRNEYEELAQQCKTFAKDLLAQARNSRELATILNHRSGETQGDKEEGAPEESASLSNLKLAIQYNQKEFVAQSSCQQFLNTLWFGEASGYRRRHPCLKLLTLLGVAALWPLLSACYLLAPCSRLGRIIRAPFVKFVVHAASYFTFLLLLNLCSLVYNSDERRCAGPALETIDYLLILWICGMVWADMKRLWHEGPDKFMSQSRNQLSFMMTSLYLSTFALKLVAHSKFKSVEDMDQRKNWDAFHPLLVAEGLFAFANVLSYLRLFFMYTTSSTLGPLQISMGQMLQEFGRFLSLFLLVLVSFTIGLTQLYGRNQGTPTGGVEEDCEDPSCNNDAFNSFLGTCYALFWYIFSLAHVALFVTRVSYTEDLRSFVGALIVGTYNVVVVIVLTKLLVAMLQKSFQQIVNHEDQEWKFARAKLWLSYSDDKCTLPPPFNLLPPPKTVWCFLTSLGRWICSFTSTGRINRETSLRESRTRKQQRDESYQKTMCCLVHRYLTSSRRRSHSTEQATVESLGDLRQDLSKFRNEMRDLMGFGTSKHATFKPRS, from the exons ATgtgtgtgacctgtgacctcagCATGTG CGCGGACACTTCCTCTACAATGAATTATCTAGCCCTCAAAGACGTGAGAGATCTGAAGGGTGAAACAACCCTTGACGAAAAGCTCTTTTTACTGGCTTGTGAGAAAG GCGACTGCTATATGGTGAGCAGGCTGCTGGAGCAGAGGCACAGCATTGGGTTGAATATTGACTGCGTGGACGTGCTGGGCCGCAGCGCCATCGCCCTCTCCATCGAGAACGAGAACCTGGATGTGCTTCGGCTGCTGCTGGAGcatggctgtgag ACCACAGATGCGCTCCTGGTTGCGATCGACTCGGGGGTGGTGGGCGCCGTCGACATACTCCTCAACCATCGTCCCCGGAGGTCCTCCAAGCTCTCCATTGCG AAACTCATGCGGCGCATTCAGAACCCGGAGTACTCCACCACGATGGACATCACCCCGGTCATCCGAGCCGCCCACCGCAACAACTATGAGATCCTGGCCATGCTGCTGAAGCAGGACATCTCACTGCCGCGGCCGCACGCAGCCGGCTGTGACTGTGAGCAGTGCCACACCAAGAACAAGAACGACAGCCTGCGCCACTCCAG gtTTCGCCTGGATATCTACCGCTGCCTGTCGAGCCCCTCCCTGATCATGCTGACGGAGGAGGACCCCATTCTGAGAGCGTTTGAGCTGAGCGCTGACCTGAAGGAGCTCAGCCTGGTGGAGGTGGAGTTTAG gaatGAGTATGAGGAGCTGGCCCAGCAGTGCAAGACCTTCGCCAAAGACCTGCTGGCCCAGGCGCGAAACTCCCGGGAGTTGGCCACCATCCTGAACCACAGGTCCGGCGAGACCCAGGGGGACAAGGAGGAGGGTGCGCCCGAGGAGAGCGCCAGCCTCAGCAACCTCAAACTGGCCATCCAGTACAACCAGAAAGAG TTCGTGGCCCAGTCCAGCTGCCAGCAGTTCCTCAACACGCTGTGGTTCGGGGAGGCGTCCGGGTACCGCCGCAGACACCCGTGCCTGAAGCTGCTGACGCTGCTGGGCGTGGCCGCACTCTGGCCGCTCCTGTCCGCCTGCTACCTGCTGGCCCCCTGCTCCCGGCTGGGCCGGATCATCCGCGCCCCCTTCGTCAAGTTCGTCGTCCACGCCGCCTCCTACTTcaccttcctgctgctgctcaacCTCTGCTCGCTGGTCTACAACAGCGATGAGAGGCGCTGCGCTGGCCCCGCCCTGGAGACCATCGACTACCTGCTCATCCTGTGGATCTGCG GGATGGTCTGGGCAGACATGAAGAGGCTGTGGCACGAGGGGCCGGACAAATTCATGTCGCAGTCGCGCAACCAGCTGAGCTTCATGATGACCTCCCTCTACCTGTCCACCTTCGCCCTCAAACTGGTGGCACACAGCAAG TTTAAAAGTGTGGAAGACATGGATCAGAGGAAGAACTGGGATGCGTTCCACCCCCTTCTTGTGGCTGAGGGTCTGTTCGCGTTCGCCAATGTGCTCAGTTACCTGCGCCTCTTCTTCATGTACACCACCAGCTCCACCCTGGGACCACTACAG ATATCAATGGGCCAAATGCTCCAGGAGTTTGGGAGGTTTCTGAGCCTCTTCCTGCTGGTGCTGGTCTCCTTCACAATTGGGCTGACCCAGCTGTATGGCAGGAACCAGGGCACCCCCACGGGGGGCGTGGAGGAGGATTGTGAGGACCCCTCCTGCAACAATGATGCCTTCAACTC GTTCCTGGGCACGTGCTACGCCCTCTTCTGGTACATCTTCTCCCTGGCCCACGTGGCGCTCTTCGTGACGCGGGTCAGCTATACCGAGGACCTGCGCTCCTTTGTGGGCGCTCTCATCGTGGGCACCTACAACGTGGTGGTGGTGATCGTCCTCACAAAGCTGCTGGTGGCCATGCTGCAAAAGAGCTTCCAGCAGATTGTG aacCACGAGGACCAGGAGTGGAAGTTCGCCCGGGCCAAGCTGTGGCTGAGCTACTCTGATGACAAGTGCACTCTCCCGCCTCCCTTCaacctcctccctcccccgaAAACGGTCTGGTGCTTCCTGACCAGCCTGGGCAGGTGGATCTGCTCATTCACCTCCACCGGCAGGATCAATAGGGAGACCAGCCTCAGG GAGAGCAGGACGAGGAAGCAACAGCGAGATGAGAGCTACCAGAAGACTATGTGCTGCCTGGTGCACCGCTACCTGACCTCCAGCCGGCGGCGGTCGCACAGCACGGAGCAGGCCACCGTGGAGAGCCTGGGGGACCTGCGGCAGGACCTCTCAAAGTTCCGCAACGAGATGAGGGACCTCATGGGCTTTGGCACCTCCAAGCATGCCACGTTTAAGCCCAGAAGCTAa